In Leptospira brenneri, the following are encoded in one genomic region:
- a CDS encoding NAD(P)/FAD-dependent oxidoreductase, which produces MSQTKKKVLIIGAGFGGLQVVKTLANHKAFDITVVDKKNHHLFQPLLYQVATAVLSPADIAIPSRSITTKYKNVKILLGDVTEIDFKNRQIKFQDNTETYDYLIIATGAKTSYFGNQSWKEKTLGLKNLKDALAIRRRILLSFEQAELIGNYEKAKSFMHYVIIGGGPTGVELAGSIAELSHNIIRKDFRNIDSGMTKVTLIEAGPRLLTAFSEKSSSFTKEKLESRGVEVLTNSPVLDITDTGVVLKDRTIESKTVIWAAGVEGSDLAKKLPLNKDKANRIIVDENCRTIEFPEVFVIGDAANYSQGLTRPLPGVSPVAMQQGRYVAKIIDSLEKKKPLSPFQYFDKGNMATIGRTDAVAEFGKIRLKGILGWLGWLFVHLVYQVGFKNKVSTLLSWVWSYLTFRAGSRLIQEEMDELSIRS; this is translated from the coding sequence ATGTCGCAAACAAAGAAAAAAGTATTAATTATAGGTGCAGGTTTTGGTGGTTTACAAGTTGTTAAAACACTAGCTAATCACAAAGCCTTTGACATTACTGTCGTTGATAAAAAAAACCATCACCTCTTTCAGCCACTCCTGTACCAAGTGGCAACTGCAGTGTTATCGCCTGCTGATATAGCAATTCCTTCAAGATCTATTACTACTAAATACAAAAATGTAAAAATCCTTCTTGGGGATGTAACCGAAATTGATTTCAAAAACCGCCAAATCAAATTCCAAGATAACACAGAAACTTATGACTACCTAATCATTGCTACTGGTGCCAAAACGAGTTACTTTGGGAACCAAAGTTGGAAAGAAAAAACTCTCGGTCTAAAAAACTTAAAAGATGCCTTAGCAATCAGAAGGAGGATCCTGCTTTCCTTCGAACAGGCAGAACTAATCGGTAATTACGAAAAAGCAAAAAGTTTTATGCATTATGTAATTATTGGAGGTGGACCTACGGGAGTAGAACTCGCAGGTTCCATTGCAGAACTATCACACAATATCATTAGAAAAGATTTTCGCAATATTGATTCCGGTATGACGAAGGTTACTCTCATCGAAGCAGGACCTAGGTTACTGACTGCCTTTAGCGAAAAATCAAGTTCCTTTACCAAAGAAAAACTAGAAAGTAGGGGAGTCGAAGTTTTAACAAACTCACCAGTTTTAGATATTACGGATACTGGTGTTGTATTAAAAGATAGAACCATAGAATCTAAAACAGTGATTTGGGCAGCAGGAGTTGAAGGATCAGACTTGGCCAAAAAATTACCACTTAACAAAGACAAGGCGAACAGAATCATTGTGGATGAGAATTGCAGAACAATAGAATTCCCTGAAGTATTTGTAATTGGAGATGCAGCAAACTATAGCCAAGGCCTCACAAGACCATTGCCAGGAGTCTCACCAGTGGCAATGCAACAGGGAAGATATGTTGCCAAAATCATAGATTCACTCGAGAAAAAAAAGCCGTTATCTCCATTTCAGTACTTTGATAAAGGGAATATGGCAACCATTGGAAGAACTGATGCAGTTGCTGAGTTTGGAAAAATTCGTTTAAAAGGAATCTTAGGTTGGCTCGGTTGGCTTTTTGTTCACCTTGTTTATCAAGTAGGGTTTAAAAATAAAGTCAGTACCTTACTCAGTTGGGTATGGAGTTATTTAACTTTCCGAGCCGGGTCACGACTTATCCAAGAAGAAATGGATGAACTCTCAATTCGATCTTAG
- a CDS encoding alpha/beta fold hydrolase, whose amino-acid sequence MSPISIRTKFHSIEGIEWGNPQGTPILAFHGWLDNANSFAPLAKYLSDYRLISIDFPGHGKSSHKPENTVYYFAEYALEVVSIAQALGLENFILMAHSMGAAVSTLVAGTGLLKIKKLVLIESLGPLTNLSESAPEILTEAIKQILHPRGKKETYFPNMDSAVAVRMRAGDMKVESAEILMERGIEKTPKGLKPRRDLRLHYNSFFRYTEEQIESFCNHIECPTLLILGDKSGFPIAEKYKNRKAAVKNLKEVILPGGHHLHMDSPKEVSSAILEFLENDIKEIE is encoded by the coding sequence ATGTCACCGATTTCGATTCGCACAAAATTCCACTCAATCGAGGGAATCGAGTGGGGGAATCCACAAGGAACACCAATCCTTGCCTTCCATGGCTGGCTGGATAATGCGAATAGTTTTGCACCGCTTGCAAAGTATTTGTCCGATTATCGATTGATTTCTATCGATTTTCCTGGTCATGGGAAATCGAGTCATAAACCAGAAAATACTGTTTATTATTTTGCAGAATATGCTCTAGAAGTTGTTTCCATTGCCCAAGCTTTAGGTTTAGAAAATTTCATTTTGATGGCCCATTCCATGGGTGCCGCAGTATCAACATTAGTTGCCGGTACAGGATTGTTAAAAATTAAAAAACTTGTGCTCATTGAATCACTTGGTCCCCTCACTAATCTTTCCGAATCGGCACCTGAGATCCTTACAGAAGCAATCAAACAAATCCTTCATCCAAGAGGAAAAAAAGAAACATATTTTCCTAATATGGATTCAGCAGTAGCAGTTCGAATGCGAGCAGGTGACATGAAGGTGGAATCGGCAGAAATTTTGATGGAAAGGGGAATTGAGAAAACTCCCAAAGGTTTAAAACCAAGGCGAGATCTAAGACTTCATTATAATTCTTTTTTCCGATACACCGAAGAACAAATTGAATCCTTCTGTAACCATATCGAATGTCCGACCTTACTTATATTAGGTGATAAATCGGGGTTTCCCATAGCCGAAAAATATAAAAATAGAAAGGCTGCGGTAAAAAACCTAAAAGAAGTGATTTTACCTGGAGGCCATCACTTACATATGGATTCTCCCAAAGAAGTTTCTTCCGCTATTTTAGAATTTTTAGAAAATGACATTAAGGAGATTGAATGA
- a CDS encoding M48 family metallopeptidase: MVDLNIERRITKGRNISLVVYQNGKVVLKHPAKVPKKQLEEFISEKKDWILSKLKELPKDIPEKLRFQEGEKVHIFGNPISIHLSENKNRAPISETLQIPYGKNNESRARKAKEILKKILLEKINPLVESTATSLNTKVSKISIKTMRSLWGSCNSKNQISLNLSLVHCPDTIIEYIVLHEIAHTIEHNHSDKFWKIVESQNPNYKEAEKWLKEVGKKYIYYLN; this comes from the coding sequence ATGGTAGATTTAAATATCGAAAGACGAATTACAAAAGGGCGAAACATTTCTCTTGTGGTTTATCAAAATGGTAAAGTGGTTTTAAAACATCCTGCCAAAGTTCCAAAAAAACAATTAGAAGAATTTATATCAGAGAAAAAAGACTGGATCCTTTCCAAACTCAAAGAACTACCCAAGGATATTCCTGAAAAACTAAGGTTCCAAGAAGGAGAAAAAGTCCATATCTTCGGGAACCCAATCTCCATTCATCTTAGTGAAAATAAAAACCGAGCTCCAATCAGTGAAACACTTCAAATTCCATATGGGAAAAATAATGAATCGAGAGCCCGGAAAGCAAAAGAGATTCTAAAAAAAATACTTTTAGAAAAAATAAACCCTTTAGTGGAATCTACTGCCACTAGTTTAAATACAAAGGTTAGTAAGATATCGATCAAAACCATGCGGTCTCTCTGGGGAAGTTGCAATTCAAAAAATCAAATCTCATTAAACTTAAGTTTAGTTCATTGCCCAGACACAATCATTGAATACATTGTATTACATGAGATAGCACATACCATAGAACACAACCATTCAGATAAATTTTGGAAAATTGTAGAGTCACAAAATCCAAACTACAAAGAAGCTGAAAAATGGTTAAAAGAAGTTGGGAAAAAATATATCTATTACCTAAATTAA
- a CDS encoding ParA family protein, whose amino-acid sequence MGKTETTLTEEEAAKFVGLKTTDFSTKAASLKIPGWKTGEFKQSVLVKYFEPTETDGLDSHVIAVSNQKGGEGKTTISLYLAEALSESHKVLLIDWDPQANATQLFLKENVPSIMDYLGYRGKKPKDISPAIRNIGENFDLLPSTLELANLTTPYERDDFELLNEAILPLRSRYDFIIIDCPPSLGLILENALICADYILVPIQTRAFSLQGIRDLYETFQKIQKKANQRLKLLGAVLNQYEGQKALAGLAEGVKKYFPVFETVIQRREAIPQAQAKMSFLAKIDLATMKNFRDLATEVKNKIDVQKN is encoded by the coding sequence ATGGGCAAAACGGAAACTACGCTAACGGAAGAAGAAGCAGCTAAATTCGTTGGTTTGAAGACAACGGACTTTTCGACTAAAGCGGCTAGTCTGAAGATACCGGGATGGAAAACAGGTGAATTTAAACAGTCGGTTTTGGTGAAATATTTTGAGCCCACTGAAACAGATGGATTAGATAGTCACGTGATTGCAGTATCAAATCAAAAAGGAGGGGAGGGGAAAACCACGATTAGCCTTTATCTCGCAGAAGCTCTTTCTGAAAGTCATAAGGTGTTATTGATCGATTGGGATCCTCAAGCAAACGCAACTCAACTTTTTTTAAAGGAGAATGTTCCTTCCATTATGGACTATTTAGGTTATCGAGGCAAGAAACCCAAAGACATTTCTCCCGCGATTAGAAACATCGGCGAAAATTTTGATTTACTTCCTTCTACATTGGAACTTGCAAATTTAACAACACCATACGAGAGAGATGATTTTGAGTTATTGAATGAAGCCATTCTTCCTCTTAGATCCAGATATGATTTTATAATTATAGATTGTCCACCTTCTCTTGGTCTAATACTAGAGAATGCACTCATCTGTGCTGACTATATCTTGGTTCCTATCCAAACACGCGCTTTTAGTTTACAAGGGATTAGAGATTTGTATGAGACCTTTCAAAAGATTCAGAAAAAAGCGAATCAAAGGTTAAAATTATTAGGGGCCGTACTCAACCAATATGAAGGTCAGAAGGCTCTCGCTGGGTTGGCGGAAGGTGTAAAAAAATATTTCCCGGTTTTTGAAACAGTCATCCAAAGACGAGAAGCCATTCCGCAGGCACAGGCCAAGATGTCGTTTTTGGCAAAAATTGATTTAGCTACTATGAAAAATTTTAGAGATCTTGCTACAGAGGTTAAAAACAAAATCGATGTCCAAAAAAACTGA
- a CDS encoding ParB/RepB/Spo0J family partition protein yields MSKKTEFQALDLISAYSEKKKNPSHLELNQIYPNPTQPRLIGREDTTDLLPSMERLGLIEPILVRKDKGKYLIVAGERRYRAAIKLGWKEIPAIITDANEDVCYEMSLAENEKRKNLNPWEVGKAIQFLRKEKRKTAEEVSELLGYSGRYVKQLSSIARLDQKSVMELMISGKPLSVKNLEELLKRKENRGGEIVSPRVGSGVSRISINVGKLSGKVRDNFLKELGLLKKKYGINE; encoded by the coding sequence ATGTCCAAAAAAACTGAATTTCAAGCTTTAGATTTAATCTCTGCATACTCTGAAAAAAAGAAGAACCCTTCCCATTTGGAGCTTAACCAGATTTATCCAAATCCAACTCAACCTCGTTTAATTGGTCGTGAAGATACAACAGACCTTTTGCCTTCTATGGAGAGGCTGGGGTTGATTGAGCCAATTCTTGTTAGAAAAGATAAAGGTAAGTATTTAATTGTTGCTGGGGAACGTCGTTACCGAGCGGCAATCAAGTTGGGATGGAAAGAAATTCCTGCAATCATAACGGATGCAAACGAAGATGTTTGTTATGAGATGTCACTCGCGGAAAATGAAAAAAGGAAAAACTTAAATCCCTGGGAAGTTGGTAAGGCAATACAGTTTCTCCGTAAAGAAAAGAGAAAAACAGCAGAAGAAGTTTCGGAATTGTTAGGTTACAGCGGAAGGTATGTAAAACAACTTAGCAGTATTGCTAGGTTGGACCAAAAGTCAGTGATGGAGCTGATGATCAGCGGGAAACCTCTCTCAGTGAAGAACCTTGAAGAATTATTGAAACGGAAAGAAAATAGGGGGGGTGAAATCGTTTCACCCCGAGTTGGATCTGGAGTCAGCCGTATTAGTATAAATGTAGGTAAACTGAGCGGAAAGGTCAGAGATAACTTTTTGAAAGAATTGGGTTTACTCAAAAAGAAATACGGAAT
- a CDS encoding PaaI family thioesterase, with translation MNQPIENPSKHGYEIHHDTCFGCGKENPLGLVADFTFHDETGEVNFTYNFKRMYNGAPGFVHGGILSTVLDEAMGGLCFHLGYIVMTDTMSFKFHKATPVEKDLLVRAWPIKKAKRKVLLECELTSLDGEILYVKGEGAFHILPPRFFSDKLTGGKIAIANELLSVNKLKRAHLFDRIET, from the coding sequence ATGAATCAACCAATCGAGAATCCTTCCAAACATGGTTACGAAATCCACCACGATACTTGTTTTGGATGTGGGAAAGAAAATCCATTAGGACTAGTTGCGGATTTTACATTCCATGATGAAACCGGAGAAGTCAATTTTACATATAATTTTAAAAGAATGTATAATGGAGCACCTGGTTTTGTTCATGGTGGAATACTCTCCACCGTTTTGGATGAAGCTATGGGCGGATTATGTTTTCATCTAGGTTATATTGTCATGACAGATACAATGAGTTTTAAATTTCACAAAGCAACACCTGTCGAAAAAGATTTACTCGTTCGCGCCTGGCCAATTAAAAAAGCCAAACGTAAAGTTCTATTAGAATGTGAACTCACATCTCTGGATGGTGAAATTTTATATGTAAAAGGAGAGGGGGCCTTCCACATCCTTCCTCCACGTTTTTTCTCCGATAAATTAACGGGAGGAAAAATAGCGATTGCGAATGAATTGCTATCAGTAAATAAATTGAAACGCGCACATCTCTTCGATAGGATAGAAACATGA
- a CDS encoding low molecular weight protein-tyrosine-phosphatase, translating into MKEKTKVLFICLGNICRSPAAQGALENLVKQKNLNHSFEIDSCGTSGYHDGDLPDPRTRKAAEKRGIHLTHRSRKLTIKDLKYFDYLLVMDENNFRDVISLTNDAKVKEKIYLFGQFRSDQGDPIVPDPYYKNETAFEKVQDLVEDCSLGFLNFLGV; encoded by the coding sequence ATGAAAGAAAAAACCAAAGTATTATTTATCTGCCTAGGAAATATTTGTCGTTCTCCAGCTGCCCAAGGTGCATTGGAAAATCTGGTGAAACAAAAGAATTTAAATCATTCATTCGAAATTGATTCTTGTGGGACTTCCGGGTATCACGATGGAGATTTACCAGACCCAAGGACTAGGAAAGCGGCAGAAAAAAGAGGGATCCATCTAACTCATAGATCTAGAAAACTAACCATCAAAGATTTGAAGTATTTTGATTATTTATTGGTAATGGATGAAAACAATTTCAGAGATGTAATTAGTCTAACTAATGATGCCAAGGTTAAAGAAAAAATATATCTTTTTGGCCAGTTCAGGAGCGATCAAGGAGACCCCATTGTTCCAGATCCTTATTACAAAAATGAAACCGCTTTTGAAAAGGTTCAGGATCTTGTAGAGGATTGTTCTCTTGGTTTTCTAAATTTTTTAGGAGTATAA
- a CDS encoding putative porin encodes MVPKITKIPLLFLVLSLNTISAEVIWGPTIERSGGEYIFETGNKYPNLSGIRGGSRISFPRTFSLFGIQGILTKDRLEISGALKTTGWYQKSGEARDEDFFLGPVSTENTTNIATREWSYRDSATIYSGSRNFADGKGKSTVFENRAELFGRYYFQTGNPNYWVDGSGFFLSMGARYSYFKYVFYDVNQFIEGNPVFYGPIGMGLTFSNDLWEFFTGGGYRYSAGDFYLDLSFMPSFGRIKTRDFHVQRSINFFSENYGLGWASKAEVGYKMGPSWLSYLRINHRRFFSEGRFTSQGGLTRDDLTSNLVSGFKSHINIKDFSIEIGVLNKLDWSGTESENLEKVAPKTEE; translated from the coding sequence CTGGTGCCCAAAATAACAAAGATTCCTCTTTTATTTTTAGTTCTGAGTCTTAACACAATCTCCGCGGAAGTAATCTGGGGTCCAACGATAGAACGTTCAGGAGGTGAATATATTTTTGAAACCGGCAACAAATATCCGAACCTATCCGGCATCAGAGGTGGTTCCAGGATTTCGTTTCCGAGAACTTTCTCATTATTCGGAATCCAAGGAATTTTAACGAAGGATCGACTGGAAATTAGTGGAGCACTAAAAACTACTGGGTGGTATCAAAAATCAGGAGAAGCTCGTGACGAAGATTTTTTTCTAGGCCCCGTCTCTACTGAAAATACTACAAATATAGCAACACGCGAATGGAGTTACAGAGACTCAGCAACTATCTATTCGGGTAGTCGTAACTTTGCTGATGGCAAAGGGAAATCAACAGTCTTTGAAAATCGAGCAGAACTTTTTGGTAGGTATTATTTCCAAACAGGTAATCCTAATTATTGGGTTGATGGCTCAGGTTTCTTTCTTTCTATGGGTGCCCGTTATTCCTATTTTAAATATGTCTTTTACGATGTGAATCAGTTCATCGAAGGTAATCCTGTGTTTTATGGTCCTATTGGAATGGGTTTAACTTTTTCAAACGATTTATGGGAATTCTTTACCGGTGGTGGGTATCGTTATTCAGCAGGTGATTTCTATCTAGATTTGAGTTTTATGCCATCTTTCGGAAGAATTAAAACAAGAGACTTCCATGTACAAAGATCGATTAATTTTTTTTCCGAAAACTATGGACTGGGTTGGGCATCAAAAGCTGAAGTTGGGTATAAAATGGGGCCCAGTTGGCTTAGTTATTTACGAATCAATCACAGACGTTTTTTTTCCGAAGGAAGATTCACATCCCAAGGTGGGTTAACTCGCGATGACTTAACTTCTAATTTAGTTAGTGGCTTCAAATCTCATATCAACATCAAAGATTTTTCCATCGAAATTGGGGTACTAAACAAACTAGATTGGTCCGGAACTGAGTCGGAAAATTTAGAAAAAGTTGCCCCTAAAACCGAGGAATAA